The genomic DNA TCAAGAAGCAACAAGCAAACTAGCTTCTATAAAAGCATAAAAGGAGCATAAATGATAAGATCACTTTATACAGCAGCCACAGGAATGGTGGCTCAACAAACCCAAATAGACACAACTTCACACAATATCGCAAACGTAAATACTATAGGTTACAAAAAAAATCGTGCTGAATTTGCAGATCTTATGTATCAAACTATGCAATACGCTGGAACTCCGACAAGTACGACAACCATGAGTCCAACAGGCATGGAAGTAGGACTTGGTGTAAGACCTACAGCTATCACCAAAATATTTACTCAAGGAAACTTCAAAGAGACTAGCAATAAGCTTGATATGGCTATAGCTGGAAATGGATTTTTTCAAATCCAACTTCCTGATGGCACGACTGCTTATACTAGGAATGGTGCTTTTAAGCTTGACGGCGATGGAAATATAGTAAATAGCGATGGCTACAGGCTGCTTCCTGAGATGAATATCCCAGCTGACGCGACTGATGTATCTATAGGTGTCGATGGGACGGTTTCTGTTTTACAACCAGGCAACCAAGAAATGACTCAAATCGGACAGATCGAGCTTGCGAGTTTTATAAATCCAGCTGGGCTTCATGCTATGGGAGATAATAATTTTCTTGAAACAGCAGCGAGTGGAGCGCCAGTAGTAGGAAATGGCGGCGTGGATGGTTTTGGTCAGGTTAAACAAAACTTTGTGGAGATGAGTAATGTCCAGCTTGTCGAGGAGATGACTGATCTTATCACTGGACAACGTGCTTATGAGGCCAACTCAAAAGCTATCACTACAAGTGATGATATGCTTCAAATCGTTAATCAGCTTAAAAGATAATTAAAATGATATATTCGTTTGTTATTTTTGCTTTTATTATACTCATTTGCGCTATTGATTTTTTCTATGTAAAAGACGATAGCGTTATAAGGTAATCTTGCTTAATATAACTATATTTAAGCAAGATTTATATTCTAAATTTAATATTTATTATCAATAAATTTTTACAATATTTATCTAATTTTAAGCTTTAAAGATGTATATTTCCATTTCAAATATGAGAATAACTCTCATTACTTTTATATTTTTAAGGCTTTATTTATGAAAATAGTTATTAGTTTTATTTTAGTTATATCTATGCAACTTCATCTTTTTGGTGTGGACTATGACAAAGAGGCTCGTAGCATAGAAGAGATCTTTGTAAAAGTAGTAGAACTATACAAAGAGGGCAATTCAAAAGAGGCAAGAGAGCTAACTCAAAGTGCGTATTTTAGCCATTTTGAAAATTTAGAAGCTGGCGTTCGTATAAATTTAGGTCAGAAAAAAGCTTACGCTATGGAAAAGCAATTTGGCGAGATAAGAAAAGCCATAAAAGCCTCAAAAGACGAGCAGAGCATTCAAACAATGATAGATAGTCTAAATGCCGAGATTAAAGAGATCTTGCCCGTCATAAAAACTGGCGCAAAACTAGTGGCTGAAAAAAGCGATGATGGTGGGCTTAGTGCTGCAGGAATTGAGGCAAATAATAATCCGTGGAGTGATATTTACAATCAAATAAGCTCAAATTTGCAAAGCGTTTCAAACGCTTATGACAGTAGCGACGCTAAGGCTATAAAAAACGCTATGAATAAAATCAAATTTGATCTATACAGAAACACTCAGCTAGAAATCGCCATAAGAAGGTATGCTAATAGCAAAATGGATCAGATGATACAACAGATTATGGGTAACGTAATAAGCCAAAATCTAAATTTAAACAAAGAGAGTTTAGAGCAATCGCTAAAAGACATAGATGAGCTAATCCAAACTGCAATAATAAAGCTTCCAAAAGAGTCTTACGCGCTTGCTCCAGAGATAAAAATAGAGGAGAAAAAGGTTGATTTCGCTCCAACAGTCCAAAACATAAAACAAAAAATGAGCGATGCTCTTAAGCTTTATGAGAGTGGAAACATGGGCGAGGCTATAAGCGATGTTGGTGATATTTATTTTGATGAGTATGAAGCTAGTGGCATGGAAAACAAAATAGGAGCGATCGATAATCCACTTAAAACCGCCACCGAAGCTAGCTTTAGCAAGATAGTTTCACTAATGAAAAGCGGAGCAAGTAGCGATAAAATCATAGCCGAGCAAAACGAGCTTTACTCAAAACTCCAAACTAGCTTAGAAAAAGCAAGCGAGCAAACAGGCGGCTGGGCGTTATTTATTTACGCTCTTAGCATTATTTTAAGAGAGGGGTTCGAAGCCCTTATCATAGTAGCTGCAGTCGTAGCGTATCTGCTAAAAACTGATAATAAAAAGCATCTAAATTTGGTCTATAGCTCAGTTAGCATAGCTGTGATTCTAAGCTTTGTGACTGCTTATGCTATAAATTTAATATTTGGCTCAAGTCTAGCAGGACAAAGCAGAGAGATTTTAGAAGGAATCACGATGCTTGTGGCTGTTGTGCTTTTATTTTACGTTGGATTTTGGCTGCTTAGCAATGCAGGAGCCAAAAAATGGAGCCATTACATAGCTGGACATATCAAAGATAGCCTAAGCAGTGGCGATAGCAAGGCACTTTGGTGGACTGTGTTTTTAGCAGTGTATAGAGAGGGAGCTGAGACTGTGTTGTTTTATCAAGCGTTAATCTTTGATGCAAGTTCAAATTTAGATTTTAGCATGATAGGAGCCGGTTTTATGGCTGGAATCATTATCTTGCTTATAGCGTATTTTGTGATAAAAGCATTTTCTTTGAAAATCCCTATAAAACCGTTTTTTATAGCAACTTCGATGATTATATTTTATATGTCTATAGTTTTTGTTGGAAAAGGAGTTATGGAGCTAGTCGAGGGCAAACTTTTTGTGCCTAGCATAATAGAGGGCGTTCCTACTATCTCATGGCTTGGAATTTATCCATATTATGAGAGTTTGGTGCCTCAAGGCATGATGATTTTAGCTTTGATAGCAGGAATATTTATAATCAAAAAACGTCAATTAAATTTTAATAAAGGAGAATAAGTATGAAAAAATTACTTTCAGGAATGTTGGCTTTAAGCCTTACTTCAGTTTTGGCAGCAGCAGAGCAACCAATCGGCGAACCAGTTGAGATAAATGGAATGGAGATAGCAGCAGTTTATTTGCAACCAATCGATATGGAACCAAAAGGCATCGATCTAGCCCCAAGTCTGGCTGATATTCACCTTGAAGCTGATATTCACGCCATTACTGGCAATGCAAACGGATTTGGTGAGGGCGAGTGGATACCGTTTTTGAAGATCGCTTATACGCTAAAAAACCTTGATAATGGCAAGGTCAAAAAAGGCACATTTATGCCAATGGTAGCAAGCGATGGCCCACACTATGGTGCAAATATCAAAATGGATACTGGCGTTGGTAACTATGAGCTAACCTATCACATAGACAATCCAAGCACACAAGGCTTTGGTCGTCACGCTGATAAAGCAACAGGCGTGGCAAAATGGTGGGCACCATTTGATGTGAAATACACATTCAAATACACAGGCGCACCAAAAAGCTAAGCTTGGCTGCTTAAATCCAGCTTTGGCTGGGTTTAAATTTAAAAGGTCTTTTGCCAAGATTTTTTAAATTTAAACAAGGAAATTTATGAGCATATTTTTTTATCAAGTTGTTCTTGCGCTCTTTCCAGTAGGCGTGATTTTAGCGTTTTTGGAGCATAAAAATAGTGTCAAAAACCATCTTTTGCCTTCGCTTTTTGGGCTTTGTCTTTCGCTTTTTGTATTTGGGCTGTTTAAAATCTCCATAAATACCGATAATGGCAAGATATTTTTTGACATTATTTGCATAATTATGCTTTTATTAACGCCGCTTTGCATTAAATTTAAAAGCTCATATTTTGTAAATTTATTTAGCTTTTTTCTAGCTTTTGGGTATGGTTATGAGTACGGGTTTATCAGTATGAACTTTCCTATTTTTGCTGGAGATTTGCTTGATAGCCTTAGTCTTAGCAATCTTTTTATGGTTTGTTTTGCATCTGCTTTGCTAGTGGGGATTTACTTTGCTTTTAAATCAGTTTTAAAAGCCATTCCAAATGCGTTTAAATACGCATTTTTATCTATTTTTGTGATTTTATTTTTGGCTAGTAGGGTTTCATTTTTGGCTCTTAGTTTGATGCAAGAAGGCATCTTGCAGACTTACTCAAATTTGCTTAGTATCGTGGCTAAGATTATATATTTTGATAGCTTTTTGCCTGTTATCTTGTCGGCGTTTTTAATGATTATTTCTTTCATATCTCTAGCCTACTTGCCACGCAAAATAGATAGGAGCAATGTCGTTTTATACAGGATAAACGTTGCTCAAAGAATATTTAGCTTTAAAGCGGTTTTTTATACTGTTTTTTTAAGCGTTTTGATTGCTTTTGTCAGCTTGTTTTATATTTTGGTGGCTTCCAAACCACCACAAATAAGCACTCCAGATATAGTAGAGCCAGTGGATGGCGAGTTTAGGTTTGATGCA from Campylobacter iguaniorum includes the following:
- a CDS encoding iron transporter is translated as MKKLLSGMLALSLTSVLAAAEQPIGEPVEINGMEIAAVYLQPIDMEPKGIDLAPSLADIHLEADIHAITGNANGFGEGEWIPFLKIAYTLKNLDNGKVKKGTFMPMVASDGPHYGANIKMDTGVGNYELTYHIDNPSTQGFGRHADKATGVAKWWAPFDVKYTFKYTGAPKS
- the flgG gene encoding flagellar basal-body rod protein FlgG; the encoded protein is MIRSLYTAATGMVAQQTQIDTTSHNIANVNTIGYKKNRAEFADLMYQTMQYAGTPTSTTTMSPTGMEVGLGVRPTAITKIFTQGNFKETSNKLDMAIAGNGFFQIQLPDGTTAYTRNGAFKLDGDGNIVNSDGYRLLPEMNIPADATDVSIGVDGTVSVLQPGNQEMTQIGQIELASFINPAGLHAMGDNNFLETAASGAPVVGNGGVDGFGQVKQNFVEMSNVQLVEEMTDLITGQRAYEANSKAITTSDDMLQIVNQLKR
- a CDS encoding Fe-S-containing protein produces the protein MSIFFYQVVLALFPVGVILAFLEHKNSVKNHLLPSLFGLCLSLFVFGLFKISINTDNGKIFFDIICIIMLLLTPLCIKFKSSYFVNLFSFFLAFGYGYEYGFISMNFPIFAGDLLDSLSLSNLFMVCFASALLVGIYFAFKSVLKAIPNAFKYAFLSIFVILFLASRVSFLALSLMQEGILQTYSNLLSIVAKIIYFDSFLPVILSAFLMIISFISLAYLPRKIDRSNVVLYRINVAQRIFSFKAVFYTVFLSVLIAFVSLFYILVASKPPQISTPDIVEPVDGEFRFDANLVRDNKLHRFAYISDDGKEIRFFIVNRFKDKLAPVAVFDACAICGDMGYIKSGDNLICISCNVRIFLPSVGKPGGCNPIPFEYKFDGKEIKISLEAIEKGSTFFSKVVRKVVTDPVSRNKISNDSKFSYVYYGKTYFFQNEQNQAKFEQNPEIYTETNGVLKELK
- a CDS encoding FTR1 family iron permease, whose amino-acid sequence is MKIVISFILVISMQLHLFGVDYDKEARSIEEIFVKVVELYKEGNSKEARELTQSAYFSHFENLEAGVRINLGQKKAYAMEKQFGEIRKAIKASKDEQSIQTMIDSLNAEIKEILPVIKTGAKLVAEKSDDGGLSAAGIEANNNPWSDIYNQISSNLQSVSNAYDSSDAKAIKNAMNKIKFDLYRNTQLEIAIRRYANSKMDQMIQQIMGNVISQNLNLNKESLEQSLKDIDELIQTAIIKLPKESYALAPEIKIEEKKVDFAPTVQNIKQKMSDALKLYESGNMGEAISDVGDIYFDEYEASGMENKIGAIDNPLKTATEASFSKIVSLMKSGASSDKIIAEQNELYSKLQTSLEKASEQTGGWALFIYALSIILREGFEALIIVAAVVAYLLKTDNKKHLNLVYSSVSIAVILSFVTAYAINLIFGSSLAGQSREILEGITMLVAVVLLFYVGFWLLSNAGAKKWSHYIAGHIKDSLSSGDSKALWWTVFLAVYREGAETVLFYQALIFDASSNLDFSMIGAGFMAGIIILLIAYFVIKAFSLKIPIKPFFIATSMIIFYMSIVFVGKGVMELVEGKLFVPSIIEGVPTISWLGIYPYYESLVPQGMMILALIAGIFIIKKRQLNFNKGE